DNA from Primulina huaijiensis isolate GDHJ02 unplaced genomic scaffold, ASM1229523v2 scaffold206872, whole genome shotgun sequence:
GGTTATTGGTGGCCATGCAGGAGTTACTATCCTCCCCTTGTTGTCAAAGACCAAACCGTCTGTCGCTTTTAATGACGAAGAAGTGCAAGAACTGACTCTGAGGATTCAAAATGCTGGCACAGAAGTTGTCGAGGCCAAGGCTGGAGCAGGATCAGCTACTCTTTCAATGGCATATGCCGCAGCTCGGTTTGTTGAGTCGTCCCTTCGAGGTCTGGATGGCGATGGTGATGTTTACGAATGTGCTTATGTCCAGTCTGATCTTACAGAGCTGCCTTTCTTTGCCTCAAGAATTAAGCTTGGAAGAAATGGAGTTGAGGCTTTCGTTCCATCTATCCTTCAAGGATTAACCGAGTACG
Protein-coding regions in this window:
- the LOC140966512 gene encoding malate dehydrogenase, chloroplastic-like produces the protein TKPSVAFNDEEVQELTLRIQNAGTEVVEAKAGAGSATLSMAYAAARFVESSLRGLDGDGDVYECAYVQSDLTELPFFASRIKLGRNGVEAFVPSILQGLTEYEQKALEALKPELKASIEKGVAFARKQPVAV